In Hemitrygon akajei chromosome 9, sHemAka1.3, whole genome shotgun sequence, the following are encoded in one genomic region:
- the LOC140733751 gene encoding uncharacterized protein, with protein MPRNKDCGKGFTCSSKLKVHQQVHTGERPFTCSDCGKGFTRSSNLKEHQRVHTGVWPFTCSVCGKGFTCLSKLKVHQQVHTGERPFTCSDCGKGFTLSSKLKEHQRVHTGERPFTCSDCGKGFTCSSKLKVHQQVHTGERPFTCSDCGKGFTLSSKLKEHQRVHTGERPFTCSDCGKGFTCSSKLKVHQQVHTGERPFTCSDCGKGFTTSSHLLRHQSVHTAEKPFTCSDCGKGFTRSSNLKQKTMKISLPDSQGRTFLSLDSLSLQNPVISGRNLNIATTEKLLPQQ; from the exons actgtgggaagggattcacttgctcatctaagctgaaggtacatcagcaagttcacactggagagaggccattcacctgctcagactgtgggaagggattcactcggtcatctaatctgaaggaacatcagagagttcacactggagtatggccgttcacctgctcagtctgtgggaagggattcacttgcttatctaaactgaaggtacatcagcaagttcacactggagagaggccattcacctgctcagactgtgggaaggggttcactttgtcatctaaactgaaggaacatcagagagttcacactggtgagaggccgttcacctgctcagactgtgggaagggattcacttgctcatctaaactgaaggtacatcagcaagttcacactggagagaggccattcacctgctcagactgtgggaaggggttcactttgtcatctaaactgaaggaacatcagagagttcacactggtgagaggccgttcacctgctcagactgtgggaagggattcacttgctcatctaaactgaaggtacatcagcaagttcacactggagagaggccgttcacctgctcagactgtgggaagggattcactacatcatctcacctactgagacaccagtcagttcacacagcggagaagccattcacctgctcagactgtgggaagggattcactcggtcatctaatctgaag caaaagaccatgaaaatctctcttccagactcacaaggaagaacatttctctcattggatagtctctcactccaaaaccctgttatctctggtcgtaacctaaacattgctactacagagaaactattacctcagcagtga